A region of Roseobacter litoralis Och 149 DNA encodes the following proteins:
- the purS gene encoding phosphoribosylformylglycinamidine synthase subunit PurS codes for MKARVHVMLKNGVLDPQGEAVRHALGAMGFAGINGVRQGKVIELDLADGATEEDVKAMCEKLLANTVIESYSVEMS; via the coding sequence ATGAAAGCACGAGTACATGTTATGCTGAAAAACGGTGTGCTGGACCCGCAGGGTGAAGCCGTGCGCCACGCTTTGGGGGCCATGGGGTTCGCGGGGATCAATGGCGTGCGACAGGGCAAGGTTATTGAACTTGATCTGGCCGATGGCGCGACGGAAGAAGACGTGAAGGCGATGTGCGAAAAACTGCTCGCCAATACGGTGATCGAATCCTACTCGGTGGAGATGTCCTGA
- a CDS encoding BamA/TamA family outer membrane protein gives MAVLRAGAHAHGDRTAFGACSHLKPMLYEAVDTSILTSERHLVAHVRSLVIGAAAFCLVCSFAFDEAAAQSSVVDDPLKSVRSVQEKSDYGLGNGSFLVAPIPFSNPVVGAGLALGGGYLFQLDPEADTSFVGLGALASDNGSSAIGTALNLSFGNGWRFDFALVDADLRYDLFLGQLEVPIEQDGTLLNSGFDYKISKTISVGAAFRYLDSTIGLRNSETAVPPELLPDLGLELMSLGGRFEWDVRDDGDYPTQGALFSIAANRGSTLSGPARSYGYGSANFDVYNALSDTSVLAGRLSTCAASENAPFFDKCSIGFSDAFRGFSPTEFYDTRMASAQIEVRQRLGNRWGVVAFGGIGWTGSSYGSLTEDGDRIAGGFGVRYRVSQQFPIDFSVDVSRNNDSEEFLYIYVGQRF, from the coding sequence ATGGCGGTTCTTCGGGCGGGCGCACATGCTCATGGGGACCGGACTGCGTTCGGCGCGTGTTCACACTTGAAGCCGATGTTGTACGAGGCCGTCGATACAAGCATTCTGACCTCTGAAAGGCATCTTGTGGCGCATGTCCGATCGCTTGTCATTGGTGCGGCTGCCTTCTGTCTTGTCTGCTCATTTGCGTTTGATGAGGCCGCCGCACAGTCCAGCGTCGTCGATGATCCGCTTAAATCTGTTCGATCCGTACAGGAAAAATCTGATTACGGTTTGGGAAACGGCTCCTTTCTCGTTGCGCCGATTCCGTTCTCGAATCCGGTTGTCGGTGCGGGGCTGGCGCTTGGTGGAGGATATCTGTTTCAGCTGGACCCTGAAGCTGACACGTCCTTTGTGGGACTTGGCGCATTGGCATCTGACAATGGCAGCAGCGCAATTGGAACCGCCTTGAACCTGTCGTTTGGCAATGGGTGGCGCTTTGATTTCGCACTGGTCGACGCGGATCTAAGGTATGATCTGTTCTTGGGACAACTGGAGGTTCCGATTGAACAGGACGGGACGTTGCTTAACAGCGGTTTTGATTACAAGATTTCCAAGACGATCTCTGTGGGCGCCGCTTTCAGGTATTTGGACTCGACGATTGGCCTGAGAAATTCCGAGACGGCTGTTCCGCCGGAACTGCTCCCGGATCTGGGGCTGGAACTGATGAGCCTTGGCGGCCGGTTTGAGTGGGATGTCCGCGATGACGGGGATTACCCGACGCAGGGGGCACTGTTCAGCATTGCCGCCAACCGAGGCTCCACGCTTTCCGGGCCCGCACGCAGCTATGGTTATGGATCAGCGAATTTTGATGTCTATAACGCGCTCAGCGATACATCCGTGCTGGCTGGCAGGCTATCTACCTGTGCTGCATCGGAGAACGCCCCGTTCTTTGACAAATGCTCTATCGGGTTCAGTGATGCGTTCCGCGGGTTTTCACCCACAGAATTCTACGACACCCGCATGGCCTCGGCCCAGATTGAGGTCCGCCAACGCTTGGGGAACCGGTGGGGCGTGGTTGCGTTCGGGGGCATCGGCTGGACGGGCTCCAGTTACGGATCACTTACCGAAGACGGAGACCGCATCGCGGGCGGTTTTGGCGTGCGCTATCGTGTCTCGCAGCAATTTCCGATCGACTTCTCAGTGGATGTGTCGCGCAACAATGACAGCGAAGAGTTTTTGTATATTTACGTCGGCCAGCGGTTTTGA
- a CDS encoding DUF1476 domain-containing protein, producing the protein MTTFDDRENAFENKYAHDAEMQFKAEARRNKLLGLWAAELLGKTGSDADDYAKEVVKSDFEEAGDEDVYRKVSGDLGNKADEATIRAQMASLMVEAKRQLMASE; encoded by the coding sequence ATGACAACATTCGATGACCGCGAAAATGCGTTTGAAAACAAATATGCCCATGATGCAGAGATGCAGTTCAAGGCAGAGGCGCGGCGCAACAAGCTGCTGGGTCTTTGGGCGGCAGAACTTCTGGGCAAAACCGGCTCTGATGCGGATGACTACGCCAAAGAGGTCGTGAAATCCGATTTCGAAGAAGCCGGTGACGAAGATGTCTACCGCAAGGTGTCAGGCGATCTTGGCAACAAGGCGGATGAGGCCACGATTCGCGCGCAGATGGCGTCCCTGATGGTCGAGGCCAAGCGTCAGTTGATGGCAAGCGAATAA
- a CDS encoding corrinoid protein: MSDEDEIILSELDDEELVQQMFDDLYDGLKEEIEESVNILLEREWQPYDILTKALVGGMTIVGADFRDGILFVPEVLLAANAMKGGMAILKPLLAETGAPRVGKMVIGTVKGDIHDIGKNLVGMMMEGAGFEVVDLGINNPVESYMEALEKEQPEILGMSALLTTTMPYMKVVIDTMVEKGVRDDYIVLVGGAPLNEEFGKAIGADAYCRDAAVAVETAKEWVGRKHNQKSA; the protein is encoded by the coding sequence ATGTCGGATGAAGACGAAATCATTCTGTCGGAACTGGACGATGAAGAACTGGTCCAGCAGATGTTTGACGACCTCTATGATGGCCTCAAAGAGGAAATAGAAGAAAGCGTCAACATCCTGCTGGAACGTGAATGGCAGCCCTATGATATTTTGACAAAGGCCTTGGTCGGCGGCATGACAATCGTCGGTGCTGATTTCCGGGACGGAATTCTTTTTGTACCTGAGGTTCTGCTCGCCGCAAACGCTATGAAAGGCGGCATGGCAATTCTCAAACCGCTGTTGGCCGAAACGGGTGCCCCGCGCGTGGGCAAGATGGTCATCGGCACGGTCAAGGGCGACATCCATGACATCGGCAAGAACCTTGTTGGCATGATGATGGAAGGCGCGGGTTTTGAGGTCGTCGATCTGGGAATCAACAACCCCGTTGAATCCTACATGGAAGCGCTGGAGAAAGAGCAACCCGAGATCCTTGGCATGTCCGCCCTCCTCACCACCACGATGCCCTATATGAAAGTGGTCATTGATACGATGGTCGAGAAAGGCGTGCGTGATGACTACATCGTGCTGGTGGGTGGCGCGCCGCTGAACGAAGAATTCGGCAAGGCCATCGGCGCAGATGCCTATTGCCGTGATGCAGCCGTGGCCGTGGAAACGGCAAAAGAATGGGTTGGGCGTAAACACAATCAAAAATCGGCCTGA
- the rnd gene encoding ribonuclease D yields MKTITTTQALEEFCTQAAQFDYVTVDTEFLRERTYYSKLCLIQLAMPGEDDSTGCIVDPLVPGLSLEPLYALFRDTSVVKVFHAARQDLEIFYVDAEVFPEPLFDTQVAAMVCGFGEQVGYETLVRRIAKQPLDKTSRFTDWSRRPLTDAQMKYALADVTHLRDVYEFLAEKLEETGRSRWVREELTVLTSPETYIIPPMDAWRRVKTRTNSPKFLAVVRELAAFREIYAQERNVPRNRVFKDDALIELASNKPKTQEELGRSRLLLREGRRGDVADGILQAVQRGVECPQQDMPKPDRSRDKLQVNPALADLLRVLLKAKTESAGVAAKLIAPAADLDAIAAGLRDVPALNGWRREVFGEDALRLCEGKIALAAEGANVRIVNLDA; encoded by the coding sequence ATGAAAACCATCACAACGACACAAGCGCTGGAAGAATTCTGCACACAGGCAGCCCAGTTTGATTATGTGACGGTCGACACGGAATTCCTCAGAGAGCGCACATATTATTCCAAGCTGTGCCTTATTCAGCTTGCCATGCCGGGTGAGGATGACAGCACCGGCTGTATTGTTGACCCGCTGGTGCCCGGTCTGTCGCTTGAACCGCTTTACGCGTTGTTTCGCGACACATCCGTGGTCAAGGTGTTTCACGCCGCACGGCAGGATCTTGAGATTTTTTACGTCGATGCCGAGGTCTTTCCCGAGCCCTTGTTTGACACGCAGGTCGCTGCCATGGTCTGCGGCTTTGGCGAACAGGTGGGCTATGAAACACTGGTGCGCCGGATCGCCAAACAGCCGCTGGACAAGACCTCGCGTTTCACCGATTGGTCGCGCCGCCCGTTGACGGATGCGCAGATGAAATATGCCTTGGCCGATGTCACCCATCTGCGTGATGTCTACGAATTTCTCGCAGAAAAGCTTGAAGAAACCGGGCGCAGCCGCTGGGTGCGCGAGGAACTGACCGTTCTGACCAGCCCGGAAACCTATATCATTCCACCGATGGACGCTTGGCGGCGGGTAAAAACGCGGACGAATTCACCCAAGTTTCTGGCCGTTGTGCGGGAACTGGCGGCGTTCCGCGAAATCTATGCGCAGGAGCGCAACGTCCCACGTAACCGGGTGTTCAAGGATGATGCGCTGATCGAACTGGCCTCGAACAAACCAAAGACACAGGAAGAGTTGGGGCGCTCGCGCCTGTTGCTGCGCGAGGGGCGACGGGGCGATGTTGCGGATGGCATTTTGCAGGCGGTCCAGCGCGGCGTGGAATGCCCGCAACAAGACATGCCAAAACCGGACCGATCACGCGACAAACTGCAGGTGAACCCTGCACTGGCGGATTTGTTGCGCGTATTGCTCAAGGCCAAAACGGAAAGTGCGGGTGTTGCGGCCAAGCTGATTGCGCCCGCCGCTGATCTGGATGCGATTGCCGCGGGTCTGCGCGATGTGCCAGCGTTGAACGGATGGCGGCGCGAAGTCTTTGGGGAAGATGCACTGCGTCTGTGTGAGGGAAAGATTGCCCTCGCCGCGGAAGGCGCAAACGTGCGTATCGTCAACCTCGACGCATGA
- a CDS encoding DUF1638 domain-containing protein, which yields MTDLNDQQLTEDGLDMAHQTGRVLLIACGALAREILDLKAANGWTHLDLTCLPANLHLYPDKITAAVRDAVAKHRKDYSDVFVVYADCGTGGQLQSACDALGVEMISGPHCYSFFEGNARFAEAAEHEITTFYLTDFLVRQFDAFVIRPMGLDRHPELHDMYFAHYEKLVYQAQTDDPALTEKAERCAERLGLAFERRFTGYGDLSTALARL from the coding sequence ATGACGGATCTGAATGACCAGCAGCTGACCGAAGACGGGTTGGACATGGCGCATCAGACAGGGCGCGTTCTGTTGATTGCCTGCGGGGCTTTGGCGCGCGAAATTCTGGACCTCAAGGCGGCAAACGGTTGGACCCATCTGGATCTGACCTGCCTGCCCGCCAATCTGCATCTTTACCCTGACAAGATAACGGCGGCGGTGCGCGACGCCGTTGCAAAACACAGGAAAGACTATAGCGACGTTTTCGTCGTCTATGCCGATTGTGGCACGGGCGGGCAGTTGCAATCGGCCTGCGACGCCTTGGGGGTCGAGATGATATCAGGCCCGCATTGCTACAGCTTTTTCGAAGGCAATGCGCGCTTTGCCGAAGCGGCAGAGCATGAGATCACAACCTTTTATCTGACCGATTTTCTGGTCCGTCAGTTCGACGCTTTCGTGATCCGGCCGATGGGCCTCGACCGCCACCCAGAGCTGCACGATATGTATTTCGCACATTACGAAAAACTGGTCTATCAGGCGCAGACCGACGATCCCGCACTGACCGAGAAAGCGGAACGCTGCGCCGAACGGCTTGGACTGGCTTTCGAGCGGCGATTTACCGGCTATGGGGACCTATCGACCGCGTTGGCCAGATTGTAG
- a CDS encoding SufE family protein encodes MAQAAFEELVEDFEFLDEWEDRYRLVIEEGKSMAPLDAALKVPATKVEGCASQVWLHVTPEDGVMQFEGESDAMIVNGLIAVLRKLYCGAPLSEVVAIDARAEMGRLGLNDHLSAQRSNGLRAMIERIRDVAAKSA; translated from the coding sequence ATGGCACAGGCTGCATTCGAAGAATTGGTCGAAGATTTTGAATTTCTCGACGAGTGGGAAGATCGCTATCGTCTCGTCATCGAAGAGGGCAAATCGATGGCGCCCCTTGATGCCGCACTCAAGGTGCCTGCCACAAAGGTTGAGGGCTGCGCCAGTCAGGTCTGGCTGCATGTGACGCCCGAAGATGGTGTGATGCAGTTTGAGGGCGAGAGTGATGCGATGATCGTGAACGGCCTGATTGCCGTTTTGCGCAAGCTCTATTGCGGGGCGCCGCTGAGCGAGGTGGTGGCCATTGACGCGCGCGCTGAGATGGGGCGTTTGGGGTTGAATGACCACCTGTCCGCGCAGCGTTCAAACGGTCTGCGCGCCATGATCGAGCGGATCAGGGACGTCGCCGCCAAATCCGCGTAG
- the purN gene encoding phosphoribosylglycinamide formyltransferase, which yields MTKRVAIFISGGGSNMVRLLDSMTGDHPARACVVLSNNPKAGGLERAEERGVPTEIVRHQPFGTDTSGFEHAILGALAEHKPDIICLAGFMRILTAEFVDRWRGRMLNVHPSLLPKYKGLHTHARAIAAGDTAHGCTVHEVTPILDDGPILGQARVPVRPDDTKDTLAARVLVQEHILYPMVLRRFANGDRTPVFLND from the coding sequence GTGACGAAACGGGTCGCGATTTTCATCTCGGGTGGTGGATCGAACATGGTCCGCCTGCTGGACAGCATGACCGGGGATCATCCGGCGCGCGCATGTGTGGTCTTGTCGAATAACCCCAAGGCCGGCGGTCTGGAGCGGGCCGAGGAACGCGGCGTGCCAACCGAAATCGTGCGACACCAGCCCTTTGGTACGGATACCTCCGGCTTTGAACACGCGATCCTTGGCGCGCTGGCGGAGCACAAGCCGGATATCATCTGTCTGGCGGGTTTCATGCGGATCCTTACGGCAGAGTTTGTTGATAGGTGGCGCGGCCGGATGCTCAACGTTCATCCCTCATTATTGCCAAAATACAAAGGGTTGCACACACATGCGCGGGCAATTGCGGCCGGGGATACCGCGCATGGATGCACGGTTCATGAAGTAACGCCGATTTTGGATGACGGCCCGATATTGGGTCAGGCACGGGTGCCCGTGCGCCCCGACGATACCAAGGACACGCTGGCGGCGAGGGTATTGGTGCAGGAACACATTCTGTACCCTATGGTTCTGCGTCGCTTTGCCAATGGTGACAGGACGCCCGTTTTTCTAAACGATTGA
- the purC gene encoding phosphoribosylaminoimidazolesuccinocarboxamide synthase, giving the protein MARRKKIYEGKAKILYEGPEPGTIVQYFKDDATAFNAEKKAVIEGKGVLNNRLSEFFMTGLGHIGVPTHFIKRLNMREQLVRSVDIIPLEIIVRNYAAGTMSKRLGLEEGVQLPRPIVEYCYKDDKLGDPLVSEEHIAAFGWASQQDMDDMLSLALRVNDFLSGLMFGVGIRLVDFKIEVGRVYDGDFQRLVVADEISPDSCRLWDIESGRKLDKDVFRRDLGDLADAYTEVAERLGVMPKKATPMTKPTLIN; this is encoded by the coding sequence ATGGCCCGGCGCAAGAAAATCTACGAAGGCAAAGCTAAAATTCTGTATGAAGGCCCGGAACCGGGCACGATCGTGCAGTACTTCAAGGATGATGCGACTGCATTCAATGCGGAAAAGAAGGCCGTGATCGAAGGCAAAGGGGTGCTGAACAACCGTTTGTCTGAATTTTTCATGACGGGTCTCGGTCATATTGGCGTGCCGACGCATTTCATCAAACGACTGAACATGCGCGAACAGCTTGTGCGCAGCGTTGATATCATTCCGCTCGAAATTATCGTGCGCAACTATGCTGCTGGTACCATGTCAAAGCGTCTTGGGCTGGAAGAGGGCGTTCAGTTGCCAAGGCCCATCGTTGAATACTGTTACAAAGATGACAAGCTGGGCGACCCATTGGTGAGCGAAGAGCATATCGCAGCCTTTGGCTGGGCGAGCCAGCAGGATATGGACGACATGCTCAGCCTTGCGCTGAGAGTAAATGATTTCCTGTCAGGGTTGATGTTCGGGGTCGGGATCCGGCTGGTGGACTTCAAGATTGAAGTGGGTCGCGTTTATGACGGAGATTTCCAGCGGCTTGTCGTTGCAGATGAGATCAGCCCGGACAGTTGCCGTTTGTGGGACATCGAATCCGGTCGCAAACTGGATAAGGACGTGTTCCGGCGCGATCTCGGCGATCTGGCCGATGCCTATACGGAAGTGGCCGAGCGTCTTGGCGTAATGCCGAAAAAGGCCACGCCGATGACAAAGCCAACTCTCATCAACTAA
- a CDS encoding ATP-binding protein: protein MLFGWLKQYMPRSLYVRAILILLLPVVFLQLVVTILFLTRHFEDVTQQMVTAVSREVLLVLDIVDSAPDAGSVSTQVVAQASQLALTATPVSPDDVPTQMLRHWYDFSGRVIVALLPSRVAQIETIDLLDDQRVHVYAQTRHGPIRMSFDRNRVSAENPHQLFVNMAFFGGLVTVIAILYLRNQLRPIKRLARAAEAFGRGRHEPYTPAGASEVRAAGNAFLDMRNRIERQIEQRTLMLSGVSHDLRTPLTRMRLSLSMLEDAERELLEQDVDDMQEMLDAFLSFAKGAGEGEPEAVDPRALVSTVVEDAKRAGRDVTLVAQEGEGTGTVKLNVLAMRRALDNLISNAVRYGSRAQVSVMLSDKSLRVRVEDDGPGIPEQRRSEATRPFTRLDAARNQDKGGGVGLGLAIANDIARAHGGTLRLGVSEHLGGLCADIVIAR from the coding sequence ATGTTATTTGGGTGGCTCAAACAGTATATGCCCCGCAGCCTTTATGTACGGGCTATTTTGATCCTGCTGTTGCCGGTCGTTTTCTTGCAACTGGTGGTCACCATACTTTTTCTGACCCGCCATTTCGAGGATGTCACCCAGCAAATGGTGACAGCCGTCTCCCGTGAGGTTTTGCTGGTACTCGACATTGTTGATTCTGCGCCTGATGCAGGGTCCGTTTCAACGCAGGTGGTGGCACAGGCCAGCCAATTGGCGCTGACAGCAACGCCTGTATCACCCGATGATGTGCCGACACAGATGCTGCGCCACTGGTATGACTTTTCCGGACGCGTGATCGTGGCGCTTTTGCCGTCGCGGGTCGCGCAGATTGAAACAATTGACCTTTTGGACGATCAGCGCGTCCATGTATATGCGCAAACCCGCCATGGTCCGATACGCATGAGCTTTGATCGCAATCGCGTCTCAGCCGAAAATCCGCATCAGCTGTTTGTGAATATGGCGTTTTTCGGTGGATTGGTGACGGTCATCGCGATTTTGTACCTGCGCAACCAGTTACGCCCGATCAAGCGGTTGGCGCGGGCTGCTGAAGCCTTCGGGCGTGGGCGGCATGAGCCCTATACTCCGGCCGGTGCGTCCGAGGTTCGCGCTGCTGGCAATGCGTTTCTGGATATGCGCAACAGGATCGAACGCCAGATCGAACAACGCACTTTGATGTTGTCAGGGGTGAGCCACGATTTGCGCACGCCGCTGACACGCATGCGGCTGAGCTTGTCGATGCTGGAAGACGCGGAGCGCGAACTATTGGAGCAGGACGTAGATGACATGCAGGAAATGCTTGATGCCTTTCTGAGCTTTGCCAAAGGAGCGGGAGAGGGCGAGCCCGAAGCTGTCGACCCGCGCGCCTTGGTCAGTACGGTAGTAGAAGATGCAAAACGGGCAGGACGGGACGTCACATTGGTCGCGCAGGAAGGCGAAGGTACCGGAACCGTCAAGCTGAATGTGCTCGCCATGCGGCGTGCATTGGATAACCTGATTTCCAATGCGGTACGGTATGGCTCGCGCGCGCAGGTGTCGGTCATGCTGAGCGATAAATCCCTCAGGGTGCGGGTTGAAGATGACGGGCCGGGCATCCCTGAACAGCGACGAAGCGAGGCGACACGACCGTTTACGCGTCTGGATGCGGCGCGTAATCAGGATAAGGGCGGTGGCGTCGGTCTGGGACTTGCGATTGCAAATGATATTGCCCGCGCGCATGGCGGTACCCTGAGGCTGGGCGTGTCTGAACATCTGGGCGGTCTGTGTGCCGACATCGTTATCGCGCGCTAA
- the bmt gene encoding betaine--homocysteine S-methyltransferase: protein MPNPFSDLLETNGVLLADGATGTNLFNMGLMSGEAPELWNTQEPQKIKTLYKGAVDAGSDLFLTNSFGANASRLKLHNAEKRVHELSRVAAEIGREVADTAGRTVIVAGSVGPTGEIMEPVGTLSHALAVEMFHETADGLKAGGADIGWLETISAPEEYRAAAEGFALAGLDWCGTMSFDTAGRTMMGLTSADMVKMVNDLGDHAPLAFGANCGTGASDLLRTVLGFAAQGPERPIIAKGNAGIPKYVDGHIHYDGTPELMADYAIMARASGARIIGGCCGTMPEHLRHMREALDTRTMDHPPALEEIVDRLGAFSSAADGTDKENTPARRATRRSRRAS from the coding sequence ATGCCCAACCCTTTCAGCGACCTTCTCGAAACAAACGGCGTATTGCTTGCCGATGGCGCGACCGGCACGAATCTTTTCAACATGGGACTGATGTCTGGCGAAGCCCCGGAGTTGTGGAACACGCAAGAGCCACAAAAAATCAAAACGCTGTACAAAGGCGCGGTTGATGCAGGCAGCGATCTGTTTCTGACAAATTCGTTCGGGGCCAACGCCTCACGCCTGAAACTGCACAACGCAGAAAAGCGCGTTCATGAGTTGAGCCGTGTCGCTGCCGAGATCGGACGCGAGGTTGCGGATACCGCCGGGCGCACTGTGATTGTCGCAGGCTCCGTCGGACCGACCGGCGAAATCATGGAGCCTGTTGGTACGCTCAGCCATGCGCTGGCGGTTGAGATGTTTCACGAAACCGCAGACGGTCTCAAGGCAGGCGGTGCGGATATTGGATGGCTCGAAACGATCAGCGCGCCTGAAGAATACCGCGCCGCAGCCGAAGGGTTCGCGCTGGCCGGGCTGGACTGGTGCGGCACGATGAGCTTTGACACCGCCGGACGCACCATGATGGGGCTGACCAGCGCCGATATGGTCAAAATGGTCAATGATCTGGGCGATCATGCGCCGCTGGCTTTTGGCGCGAATTGTGGCACTGGTGCCTCTGATCTTTTGCGCACGGTTCTGGGATTCGCTGCGCAAGGCCCCGAACGCCCCATCATTGCCAAGGGCAACGCAGGCATTCCCAAATATGTCGACGGTCACATCCATTATGACGGCACCCCGGAACTGATGGCGGATTACGCGATAATGGCGCGCGCGAGCGGTGCGCGGATCATCGGCGGATGCTGCGGCACCATGCCGGAGCATCTGCGCCACATGCGCGAAGCGCTGGATACACGAACCATGGATCATCCCCCGGCGTTAGAAGAAATCGTGGACCGATTGGGCGCATTCTCCTCTGCCGCAGACGGAACCGATAAGGAAAACACACCGGCACGCCGCGCAACGCGAAGAAGCAGACGCGCCAGCTAA
- the purM gene encoding phosphoribosylformylglycinamidine cyclo-ligase yields MNLPKNGMTYADAGVDIDAGNALVDRIKPAAKRTNRSGVMAGLGGFGALFDLKDAGYTDPILVAATDGVGTKLRIAIDTGHVDGVGIDLVAMCVNDLVCQGAEPLFFLDYFATGLLETEKAARIIEGIALGCERAGCALIGGETAEMPGMYPAGDFDLAGFSVGAMERGGALPADVAQGDVLLGLASDGVHSNGYSLVRKLVEVSGLSWDAACPWSDQSLGAELLTPTRLYVKQALAAIDAGGVHALAHITGGGLTENLPRVLPEGLGADIDLGTWSLPAVFRWMAQTGGMEEAEMLKTFNCGLGMILVVAEKEADALTELLAGLGEDVARIGRVSAQDGVHYSGTLL; encoded by the coding sequence ATGAATTTGCCGAAAAACGGGATGACTTACGCCGATGCAGGCGTGGATATTGACGCCGGGAATGCGCTTGTGGACCGGATCAAACCGGCGGCCAAGCGCACGAACAGATCCGGCGTCATGGCGGGCTTGGGCGGTTTTGGTGCGCTGTTTGATCTGAAAGATGCAGGCTACACTGACCCGATCCTTGTGGCCGCGACGGACGGTGTCGGCACGAAACTGCGGATCGCCATTGATACCGGCCATGTGGACGGCGTTGGTATTGATCTGGTGGCCATGTGCGTGAATGATCTGGTCTGCCAGGGCGCGGAGCCACTGTTTTTCCTTGATTATTTTGCCACGGGTCTGCTGGAGACTGAAAAAGCCGCACGCATTATCGAAGGCATTGCGCTTGGCTGCGAGCGCGCCGGATGCGCGCTGATCGGTGGTGAAACCGCAGAGATGCCGGGCATGTATCCTGCCGGTGATTTTGACCTCGCAGGGTTTTCCGTCGGCGCGATGGAACGGGGCGGCGCACTTCCGGCGGACGTGGCACAGGGCGACGTGTTGCTGGGCCTTGCCTCTGACGGTGTGCATTCCAATGGCTACAGCCTTGTGCGCAAACTGGTCGAAGTCTCCGGGTTGTCGTGGGATGCGGCCTGTCCGTGGTCCGATCAATCCCTGGGGGCTGAATTGCTAACCCCGACGCGGTTGTATGTAAAACAGGCGCTGGCGGCGATTGACGCAGGGGGCGTGCATGCGCTTGCGCATATTACAGGCGGCGGGCTGACGGAAAACCTGCCGCGCGTTTTGCCCGAGGGGCTGGGGGCGGATATTGATCTGGGCACATGGTCTCTGCCTGCTGTTTTCCGCTGGATGGCTCAGACGGGCGGCATGGAAGAGGCTGAAATGCTCAAGACGTTCAACTGCGGGCTCGGCATGATTCTCGTTGTCGCGGAAAAAGAGGCCGACGCGCTGACGGAACTGCTGGCCGGTTTGGGCGAGGATGTCGCGCGCATCGGGCGTGTCAGCGCGCAAGACGGTGTGCACTATTCCGGCACGCTTTTGTGA